A single region of the Solwaraspora sp. WMMD406 genome encodes:
- a CDS encoding HtaA domain-containing protein, with the protein MTSSRAGALGRRSASWAAVAVLGAATALVGASPAMAAPADITEGSLNWGFKASFRTYVSSGNGNPPIAASDGASINADGTFAFPSTGGSYDAETGETNATYGGTVVFSYPAHMFTITLANPTVAVSGGAAVLKADVELESTAFPPVDVTQATIADLTTASGNPVAGADGITGTGLAATLTAEGAAAFAGFYGAGETLDPLTFDAATSGGGEPGAPAVTVTPSTGVDPDGATIAVIGSGFDPEANNAAGIYVSFGPKVDEHWTNASVLQVTKWVSSTNEPTDARDTMNADGSFSTTLPISARYTDRNGNAVDCTVTQCYVITFAARGSADRSQDTFTPITFAAAAGGGSASQQIAATVLPGGPLTLSVAGSSVTLPAVANGAVTSGALNAATVADLRGSNAGWSLVGQSGDFVAAGDAVIAANNLGWVPSASVVDDPLVGAAGTVTPGAVADPGAGLGTARALCTSAAGASAGTFTCGAQLNLGVPASATPGDYTATLTLTLS; encoded by the coding sequence ATGACCTCATCCAGAGCAGGCGCTCTGGGGCGACGGTCGGCGAGCTGGGCGGCGGTAGCCGTACTCGGTGCCGCGACCGCACTCGTCGGTGCCTCGCCCGCCATGGCTGCCCCGGCCGACATCACCGAGGGAAGCCTGAATTGGGGCTTCAAGGCGTCGTTCCGCACCTACGTGTCGTCCGGCAACGGCAATCCGCCGATCGCGGCCAGCGACGGTGCCTCGATCAACGCCGACGGCACGTTCGCCTTTCCGTCGACCGGCGGGAGCTACGACGCCGAGACCGGTGAGACGAACGCCACGTACGGCGGCACCGTCGTCTTCTCGTACCCGGCGCACATGTTCACCATCACCCTGGCCAACCCGACGGTAGCCGTCTCCGGCGGCGCCGCCGTACTCAAGGCCGACGTCGAACTGGAAAGCACCGCCTTCCCGCCGGTCGATGTCACCCAGGCCACCATCGCGGACCTCACCACAGCCTCGGGCAATCCGGTCGCCGGGGCGGACGGCATCACCGGCACCGGTCTGGCCGCCACCCTGACCGCCGAGGGCGCTGCTGCGTTCGCCGGCTTCTACGGCGCGGGCGAGACCCTCGACCCGCTGACGTTCGACGCGGCCACCTCCGGTGGCGGCGAACCGGGCGCGCCTGCCGTCACCGTCACCCCGTCCACCGGGGTCGACCCCGACGGCGCGACCATCGCGGTCATCGGCTCCGGCTTCGATCCCGAAGCCAACAACGCCGCCGGCATCTACGTCTCGTTCGGACCAAAGGTCGACGAGCACTGGACCAACGCCAGTGTGCTGCAGGTCACCAAGTGGGTGAGCAGCACCAACGAGCCGACCGACGCCCGCGACACGATGAACGCCGACGGATCGTTCAGCACCACGCTGCCGATCAGCGCCCGGTACACCGACCGCAACGGCAACGCGGTCGACTGCACGGTGACGCAGTGCTACGTGATCACGTTCGCGGCGCGCGGCTCGGCCGACCGCAGCCAGGACACCTTCACCCCGATCACCTTCGCCGCCGCTGCCGGTGGCGGCTCGGCCAGCCAGCAGATCGCGGCCACGGTCCTGCCCGGTGGCCCGCTCACGCTCAGCGTGGCCGGTTCCTCGGTCACTCTGCCGGCCGTCGCCAACGGCGCGGTGACCAGCGGCGCGTTGAACGCCGCTACCGTCGCCGACCTGCGCGGCAGCAACGCCGGCTGGAGCCTGGTCGGCCAGTCCGGCGACTTCGTCGCCGCCGGTGACGCGGTCATCGCGGCGAACAACCTGGGCTGGGTGCCAAGCGCGTCGGTGGTGGACGACCCGCTGGTCGGGGCCGCCGGCACGGTCACTCCGGGTGCGGTCGCCGACCCCGGCGCCGGTCTGGGCACCGCCCGCGCGTTGTGCACCTCGGCTGCCGGAGCCAGCGCCGGCACCTTCACCTGCGGCGCACAGCTCA
- a CDS encoding PQQ-dependent sugar dehydrogenase has translation MKMFRLKSRAGAATVASAAAISVVFAAGAARAEPASAPATRPGPDQSAAVLAAHQSAAAVPLDRLTVASTQVAFGLRRPTAMIAPDDGSGRLFIAEKTGTVRVYHPDSGLATDPLLDISDRVDISGNERGLIGIATAPGFATDPAIYLAYTALPDGAVTLSRLPLDAPDQQPVPVDTEEVLLTQPHAEFANHNGGQLAFGVDGHLYWSIGDGGGADDVLDTGQDLGTLLGKILRIDVSAACGALPYCVPEDNPFVDEPGARAEIWAYGLRNPWRFSVDPADGSLWIADVGQGSYEEVNHLRGVAGANLGWSCREGPVEFDPQRCDPAADYTDPVFHYQTSVGGCAVIGGHVYRGSAFADIAAGTYLATDYCSATAYAIRPTADGGYDTAVIGELPIQPTTIGVAGDGELYLVNDLPGQLHRISFAAEVDPDPTGECQIGYWVDSDWGAGFTSTVTIHNTGTEPIAGWSVGWDFTGAQRIEWPWNAVTTQQGTTVTAGNAAWNGAIPPGGTVSFGFLASSDGSGAGGLPAVFTLNGLECAVPEPSAG, from the coding sequence ATGAAAATGTTTCGATTGAAATCCCGGGCTGGCGCGGCCACGGTCGCCAGCGCCGCGGCGATCTCGGTCGTCTTCGCGGCGGGTGCCGCACGAGCGGAACCGGCCTCCGCGCCCGCCACCCGGCCCGGCCCGGACCAGTCGGCCGCCGTACTGGCAGCACACCAGTCGGCCGCCGCCGTACCGCTCGACCGGCTCACCGTCGCCAGCACCCAGGTCGCGTTCGGCCTACGACGTCCCACCGCGATGATCGCCCCGGACGACGGCAGTGGTCGGCTGTTCATCGCCGAAAAGACCGGTACGGTACGGGTCTACCACCCGGACTCGGGGCTCGCCACGGATCCGCTGCTGGACATCAGCGACCGGGTCGACATCTCCGGCAACGAACGCGGTCTGATCGGCATCGCCACGGCACCGGGGTTCGCCACCGATCCGGCGATCTACCTCGCGTACACGGCACTGCCCGACGGCGCGGTGACCCTGTCGCGGCTGCCGCTGGACGCCCCGGACCAGCAGCCGGTCCCGGTGGACACCGAGGAGGTGCTGCTGACCCAGCCGCACGCCGAGTTCGCCAACCACAACGGCGGCCAACTCGCCTTCGGCGTCGACGGTCACCTCTACTGGAGCATCGGTGACGGCGGCGGCGCCGACGACGTGCTCGACACCGGCCAGGACCTCGGTACGCTGCTCGGCAAGATCCTGCGGATCGACGTCTCGGCGGCCTGCGGCGCACTGCCGTACTGCGTACCCGAGGACAACCCGTTCGTCGACGAGCCCGGAGCCCGCGCGGAGATCTGGGCGTACGGCCTGCGGAACCCGTGGCGCTTCTCGGTCGACCCGGCCGACGGATCACTGTGGATCGCCGACGTCGGCCAGGGCTCGTACGAAGAGGTCAACCACCTGCGCGGAGTCGCCGGAGCCAACCTCGGCTGGTCCTGCCGCGAAGGGCCGGTCGAGTTCGACCCGCAGCGGTGCGACCCGGCGGCCGACTACACCGACCCGGTCTTCCACTACCAGACCTCGGTCGGCGGCTGCGCGGTCATCGGCGGGCACGTCTACCGGGGCAGCGCCTTCGCCGACATCGCCGCCGGCACCTATCTGGCCACCGACTACTGCTCGGCGACGGCGTACGCGATCCGGCCGACGGCGGACGGCGGATACGACACGGCGGTGATCGGTGAGCTGCCCATCCAGCCCACCACCATCGGGGTGGCCGGCGACGGCGAGCTGTATCTCGTCAACGACCTGCCGGGGCAACTGCACCGGATCTCGTTCGCCGCCGAGGTCGACCCCGATCCGACCGGTGAGTGCCAGATCGGCTACTGGGTGGACAGCGACTGGGGCGCCGGCTTCACCAGCACCGTGACGATCCACAACACCGGAACCGAGCCGATCGCCGGCTGGTCGGTGGGCTGGGACTTCACCGGGGCACAGCGGATCGAATGGCCGTGGAACGCCGTCACCACCCAGCAGGGGACCACTGTCACCGCGGGCAACGCCGCCTGGAACGGCGCGATCCCACCCGGGGGTACGGTCAGCTTCGGCTTCCTGGCCAGCAGTGACGGCAGCGGTGCGGGCGGACTGCCGGCGGTCTTCACGCTCAACGGTCTCGAGTGCGCCGTACCCGAGCCGTCGGCCGGCTGA
- a CDS encoding heme ABC transporter ATP-binding protein yields the protein MIRRAGALPPIRRIPARPSIRRTPARPPVRQPAGSALIEVGQLRVELGGRAVLDDVELVVHTGEVVALVGPNGAGKSTLLAAICGDVPLATGSVRVDGAAQSAWSPVELALRRAVLTQRSVLSFPFTVAEVVRMGRAPWAGLPAEDSDDRIVEECLHATDVARFARRTFTSLSGGEQARAALARVLAQRATAMLLDEPTAALDLHHQELVLRIARQRAAAGDAVVVVLHDLSLAGAYADRIALLSAGRLRAVGTPADVLTPTLLSEVYRHDIEVLAHPETGLPLVVPRRHRPDRTDETAPKGRTP from the coding sequence GTGATCCGCCGGGCCGGCGCGCTGCCGCCGATCCGCCGGATCCCGGCGCGTCCGTCGATCCGCCGGACCCCGGCCCGGCCGCCGGTCCGCCAGCCCGCCGGCAGCGCGTTGATCGAAGTCGGCCAGCTCCGGGTCGAACTCGGTGGCCGCGCGGTACTCGACGACGTCGAGCTGGTCGTCCACACTGGCGAGGTGGTAGCGCTGGTCGGACCCAACGGTGCCGGCAAGTCGACCCTGCTCGCCGCGATCTGCGGGGACGTACCGCTGGCCACCGGGTCGGTACGCGTCGACGGTGCGGCGCAGTCGGCCTGGTCCCCGGTCGAGCTGGCGTTACGCCGAGCGGTGCTGACCCAACGGAGCGTGCTGTCGTTTCCATTCACCGTCGCCGAGGTCGTCCGGATGGGCCGGGCACCCTGGGCCGGCCTGCCCGCCGAGGACTCTGACGACCGCATCGTCGAGGAATGCCTGCACGCCACCGACGTGGCCCGCTTCGCCCGCCGTACCTTCACCTCGCTCTCCGGCGGTGAGCAGGCCCGCGCCGCGCTGGCCCGGGTCCTCGCCCAGCGGGCCACCGCGATGCTGCTCGACGAACCGACCGCCGCGCTCGATCTGCACCATCAGGAACTGGTGCTGCGGATCGCCCGACAGCGGGCGGCGGCCGGGGACGCCGTCGTCGTGGTGTTGCACGACCTGAGCCTGGCCGGGGCGTACGCCGACCGGATCGCGTTGCTGTCCGCCGGACGGCTACGCGCCGTCGGCACCCCGGCCGATGTGCTCACCCCCACGCTGCTCAGCGAGGTCTACCGGCACGATATCGAGGTGCTGGCCCATCCCGAGACCGGTCTGCCGCTGGTCGTTCCGAGACGGCACCGACCAGACCGCACCGACGAGACGGCACCGAAAGGAAGAACCCCCTGA
- a CDS encoding biliverdin-producing heme oxygenase, with product MSDTFSARLRAASWEDHQAAESQRYVSALVAGELPRRRYADLVAQHYFIYQVLEEAAEAMRDDPLAGGFVDDRLTRLPALEADLAFLLGSDWAAQITPGVATRRYVTRMQEVCFTFAPAFVAHHYTRYLGDLSGGLFIGRSVAQTYGLTDDGGVAFYHFAGVDSPRDYKDAYRARLDALPLDPTAEAALVGEVAVAYRHNSAVLAELGRDLEQMEPAA from the coding sequence ATGAGTGACACCTTCTCCGCCCGGTTGCGGGCCGCCAGCTGGGAGGACCACCAGGCCGCCGAGTCCCAGCGGTACGTCTCCGCGCTGGTCGCCGGGGAACTCCCCCGACGCCGGTACGCCGACCTGGTGGCCCAGCACTACTTCATCTACCAGGTGCTGGAGGAGGCGGCCGAAGCGATGCGCGACGATCCGCTGGCCGGCGGCTTCGTCGACGACCGGTTGACCCGGTTGCCGGCGCTCGAAGCCGACCTGGCGTTCCTGCTCGGATCCGACTGGGCCGCGCAGATCACGCCGGGGGTGGCGACGCGGCGGTACGTGACCCGCATGCAGGAGGTCTGCTTCACGTTCGCGCCCGCGTTCGTGGCGCACCACTACACCCGTTACCTCGGCGACCTGTCCGGTGGCCTGTTCATCGGACGATCGGTGGCGCAGACGTACGGGTTGACCGACGACGGCGGGGTGGCGTTTTATCACTTCGCCGGTGTCGACAGCCCACGTGACTACAAGGACGCGTACCGGGCGCGGCTCGACGCGTTGCCGCTGGACCCGACCGCCGAGGCCGCCCTGGTCGGCGAGGTGGCGGTCGCGTACCGGCACAACTCGGCGGTCCTCGCCGAACTCGGCCGGGACCTGGAGCAGATGGAGCCGGCGGCGTGA
- a CDS encoding DUF2470 domain-containing protein yields MTDPFSPDVVAQIARHMNDDHSADSLLICRSLGGVPRATAARMVGLDADGIDFAAGLDGVEVPVRVPFAHRLTERSQVRHEVVRMYQEACAALGVPPRPAK; encoded by the coding sequence GTGACCGATCCGTTCTCCCCCGATGTGGTGGCGCAGATCGCCCGACACATGAACGATGACCACTCGGCCGACTCCCTGCTGATCTGTCGGTCGCTCGGTGGTGTCCCCCGCGCGACGGCGGCCCGGATGGTCGGGCTGGACGCCGACGGAATCGACTTCGCGGCCGGTCTCGACGGGGTCGAAGTCCCGGTACGGGTGCCGTTCGCGCACCGGTTGACCGAGCGGTCCCAGGTGCGGCACGAGGTGGTCCGGATGTATCAGGAAGCATGCGCGGCATTGGGTGTGCCGCCACGCCCGGCGAAGTGA
- a CDS encoding iron ABC transporter permease: MPPARTTGTDVTGPDVPPRPGSRRPAGSAARRPLLLIGLAGTLVAVAVFAAGTGQVQIAPAEVIASVLHRIGLPVGEPPTAPHADSALWIVRFPRVVLAAIVGAALGCAGAVMQGIFGNPLAEPGVIGVSAGAAVGAALAIVTGVTVLGGWTTAAAAFVGGLATTYLVYVLSRADGRTEVVTLVLTGIAVNAVAGAAIGLLMFVTDAAGVQAIAFWNLGSLAQANWEAVAVTGPCLIIGLVTAGLSAGRLDLLALGERSARHLGVDVEGLRLRMIVVTALLGAAAVAFTGVISFIGLVVPHLVRMVAGPGHRVLIPASALGGAIVVIAADLAARTLVDYQELPLGVLTAVVGGPAFFWLLRRTRRRAGGWG; the protein is encoded by the coding sequence GTGCCACCAGCCCGGACCACCGGTACGGACGTGACCGGACCCGACGTACCACCTCGGCCCGGGTCGCGGCGCCCAGCCGGTTCGGCCGCCCGCCGGCCGCTGCTGCTGATCGGGCTGGCCGGCACCCTGGTCGCGGTAGCGGTGTTCGCCGCCGGCACCGGTCAGGTCCAGATCGCCCCGGCCGAGGTGATCGCCTCGGTGCTGCACCGGATCGGACTACCCGTCGGCGAACCGCCGACCGCGCCGCACGCCGACAGCGCACTGTGGATCGTCCGGTTCCCCCGGGTCGTCCTGGCCGCGATCGTCGGTGCCGCGCTCGGCTGCGCCGGCGCCGTCATGCAGGGCATCTTCGGTAACCCGCTGGCCGAACCCGGTGTCATCGGGGTCTCCGCCGGCGCGGCGGTCGGCGCGGCGCTGGCGATCGTCACCGGCGTGACGGTCCTCGGCGGCTGGACCACGGCCGCCGCCGCTTTCGTCGGCGGGCTGGCCACCACCTACCTGGTCTACGTCCTGTCCCGGGCCGACGGGCGGACCGAGGTGGTCACCCTGGTGCTCACCGGCATCGCCGTCAACGCGGTCGCCGGAGCCGCGATCGGGCTGCTGATGTTCGTCACCGACGCCGCCGGTGTGCAGGCGATCGCCTTCTGGAACCTCGGCAGCCTCGCCCAGGCCAACTGGGAAGCGGTCGCCGTCACCGGGCCGTGCCTGATAATCGGACTGGTCACGGCCGGACTGTCCGCCGGCAGATTGGACCTGTTGGCGTTGGGCGAACGCTCGGCCCGCCACCTCGGGGTCGACGTGGAAGGACTCCGGCTGCGAATGATCGTGGTGACCGCGCTGCTCGGGGCGGCGGCGGTCGCCTTCACCGGAGTGATCAGCTTCATCGGGTTGGTGGTGCCGCACCTGGTCCGAATGGTCGCCGGCCCCGGGCACCGGGTGCTGATCCCGGCCAGCGCGCTCGGCGGGGCGATCGTGGTGATCGCCGCCGATCTCGCCGCCCGAACCCTGGTCGACTATCAGGAACTGCCGCTCGGCGTACTGACCGCCGTGGTCGGCGGCCCGGCGTTCTTCTGGCTGCTGCGCCGTACCCGTCGCCGGGCCGGGGGTTGGGGGTGA
- a CDS encoding ABC transporter substrate-binding protein, whose protein sequence is MTRPPSWVAGLIGAALLVGTAGCGNAAADGPVDGSVVACGPVTAVVTNTDVTPLDPAPTPTLPVTVTDAAGDQVTVTDASRILPVNLYGSIAEIVFSLGLGDRVVGRDTSTDFPAAAALPLVTPGGHDLSTEAIFALDPTVVLLDDSIGPPEVLDQLRAAGIPVVRVGDEQSLAAVPGHIRAVAAALGVVEAGERLVARVEDEIAAAREGVPGDDDARPLVAFLYLRGTAGVYLMGGKGAGSDAMIEAAGGRDAGTAIGLERFRPLTSEGLINAAPDVILVMTKGLESVGGVDGLLAMPGVAQTPAGQQRRIVDMDDTILLNFGTRTGHAVAALARAIHECR, encoded by the coding sequence GTGACTCGGCCGCCCTCCTGGGTCGCCGGTCTCATCGGCGCGGCGCTGCTGGTCGGCACGGCCGGTTGCGGAAACGCCGCAGCGGACGGCCCGGTCGACGGCTCGGTCGTCGCCTGCGGGCCGGTCACCGCCGTCGTGACGAACACCGACGTGACACCGCTCGACCCCGCACCGACCCCCACGCTGCCGGTCACCGTCACCGACGCCGCCGGCGACCAGGTGACCGTGACCGACGCCAGCCGCATCCTGCCGGTCAACCTGTACGGATCGATCGCCGAGATCGTCTTCAGCCTCGGACTCGGCGACCGGGTCGTCGGCCGGGACACCTCCACCGACTTCCCGGCCGCTGCCGCCCTGCCGCTGGTCACCCCCGGCGGGCACGACCTGTCCACCGAAGCCATCTTCGCGCTCGACCCGACGGTCGTGCTCCTCGACGACAGCATCGGCCCACCGGAGGTACTAGACCAGTTGCGCGCCGCCGGCATCCCGGTGGTCCGGGTCGGCGACGAGCAGAGCCTGGCCGCCGTACCCGGACACATCCGCGCGGTCGCCGCCGCGCTCGGCGTGGTCGAAGCCGGCGAACGACTCGTCGCCAGGGTGGAGGACGAGATCGCCGCCGCACGTGAGGGTGTACCCGGCGACGATGATGCCCGGCCGCTGGTCGCCTTCCTCTACCTGCGCGGCACCGCCGGGGTGTACCTGATGGGCGGCAAGGGCGCCGGCTCCGACGCGATGATCGAGGCGGCCGGTGGACGCGACGCCGGCACCGCGATCGGCCTGGAACGCTTCCGGCCGCTCACCAGCGAAGGCCTGATCAACGCCGCACCGGACGTGATCCTCGTGATGACCAAGGGCCTGGAGTCGGTCGGCGGGGTCGACGGCCTGCTCGCCATGCCCGGTGTCGCGCAGACCCCGGCCGGACAGCAGCGACGGATCGTCGACATGGACGACACGATCCTGCTCAACTTCGGTACGCGTACCGGGCACGCCGTCGCGGCGCTGGCCCGGGCGATCCACGAATGCCGGTGA